The following proteins are encoded in a genomic region of Nicotiana sylvestris chromosome 4, ASM39365v2, whole genome shotgun sequence:
- the LOC104212378 gene encoding GATA transcription factor 25-like — translation MNSDIQALNVDDHFSAAGEEVPAGTDKAVDFPIGYEGGVGGVKVTMPHHYTVYSASDHVAFQNGEANLNQLTLSFRGQVFVFDGVTTHKVQSVFQLLGGFEYSPGMQTVGLASPNQEDSVDYPLHCADPKRLESLIRFREKRKRRCYGKKIRYDVRQEVAFRMQRKNGQFARKGSGEPKQDDNPPEETWCIHCGTSSKDTPMMRRGPAGPRTLCNACGLTWANKGIMRNLYTASNDNTLLTELEDEDHSNSDYGAPPRYLSCQVSSSASDSSVLAAQQ, via the exons ATGAATTCTGATATTCAAGCTCTGAATGTGGATGACCATTTTTCCGCCGCCGGCGAGGAAGTTCCCGCCGGTACTGATAAGGCGGTCGACTTTCCGATTGGGTATGAAGGTGGGGTGGGTGGTGTTAAGGTTACAATGCCTCATCATTACACAGTTTATAGTGCTTCTGATCATGTTGCTTTTCAAAATGGAGAGGCTAATTTGAACCAGCTCACTCTATCGTTTCGTGGCCAAGTTTTCGTTTTTGATGGCGTTACTACTCACAAG GTCCAATCGGTCTTTCAACTTTTGGGTGGATTTGAGTATTCTCCGGGCATGCAAACTGTAGGTTTGGCAAGTCCAAACCAGGAG GACTCTGTGGACTATCCATTGCACTGTGCAGATCCAAAAAGACTTGAATCCCTCATTAGATTTCGTGAAAAGAGGAAAAGGCGATGCTATGGAAAGAAAATCAGATACGATGTCCGCCAAGAAGTTGCTTTTAG GATGCAGCGCAAGAATGGACAATTTGCTCGAAAAGGCTCAGGTGAACCAAAACAGGATGACAACCCACCAGAAGAAACTTG GTGCATCCATTGTGGAACTAGTTCAAAGGACACCCCTATGATGAGGCGTGGTCCTGCTGGCCCAAGGACTCTTTGCAATGCATGTGGCCTCACTTGGGCAAATAAG GGGATCATGAGGAATCTCTATACGGCATCCAATGATAATACTCTGCTCACGGAACTAGAG GATGAAGATCATAGCAACTCTGACTATGGAGCTCCTCCCCGTTATCTCTCTTGTCAAGTTTCTTCCTCGGCCAGTGATTCCTCCGTTCTGGCAGCTCAACAATGA